One genomic window of Solanum dulcamara chromosome 12, daSolDulc1.2, whole genome shotgun sequence includes the following:
- the LOC129877812 gene encoding bifunctional protein FolD 2 isoform X2: MASPSDHKATIIDGKAIAQTIRSEIAAEVQLLSEKYGKVPGLAVVIVGNRKDSQSYVNMKRKSCAELCIKSFDIDLPEDVAEAEVISKVHELNANPDVHGILVQLPLPKHINEEKVLVEISIEKDVDGFHPLNIGKLAMKGRQPLFHPCTPKGCIELLVRSGISIKGKNAVVVGRSNIVGLPVSLLLLKEDATVTVVHSRTKEPEKIIREADIIIAAAGQPMMIKGSWIKPGAAVIDVGTNAIDDPTRKSGYRLVGDVDFQEACKVAGWITPVPGGVGPMTVAMLLKNTLDGAKRAIEK; encoded by the exons ATGGCATCGCCATCAGATCACAAGGCTACCATCATTGATGGTAAAGCAATTGCTCAAACTATTCGTTCTGAGATTGCTGCTGAagtccaacttctttcggaaaAGTATGGCAAG gTCCCCGGGTTGGCAGTTGTCATTGTAGGAAATAGGAAGGATTCACAAAGTTATGTAAATATGAAGAGAAAATCTTGTGCTGAGCTTTGCATTAAGTCTTTTGATATAGATCTCCCAGAGGATGTAGCTGAAGCTGAGGTGATTAGCAAGGTCCATGAGCTGAATGCTAATCCTGATGTACATG GTATACTGGTACAGCTTCCGTTACCAAAACATATTAATGAAGAGAAAGTTTTAGTTGAAATCAGTATAGAAAAGGATGTAGACGGCTTTCATCCTCTGAATATTGGCAAGCTTGCAATGAAAGGAAGACAACCTTTGTTCCACCCTTGCACTCCCAAG GGATGCATCGAGCTTTTAGTTCGAAGTGGGATTAGCATAAAGGGGAAGAACGCAGTTGTGGTTGGTCGAAGCAACATTGTTGGATTACCAGTATCTCTGCTTCTTCTGAAGGAAGACGCCACTGTTACTGTAGTCCATTCGCGCACCAAGGAACCAGAGAAAATCATTCGTGAAGCGGACATTATCATTGCTGCTGCAGGGCAGCCTATGATG ATCAAAGGCAGCTGGATCAAACCTGGTGCTGCAGTAATTGATGTTGGGACAAATGCTATTGATGATCCTACTAGGAAGTCAGGTTATAGGCTCGTTGGAGATGTTGATTTTCAGGAAGCATGTAAGGTGGCTGGCTGGATAACTCCAGTTCCGGGAGGGGTTGGACCAATGACTGTTGCAATGCTTCTGAAGAATACATTGGATGGAGCTAAACGAGCTATCGAGAAGTAA
- the LOC129877812 gene encoding bifunctional protein FolD 2 isoform X1, whose product MEAIYLSSEDTMASPSDHKATIIDGKAIAQTIRSEIAAEVQLLSEKYGKVPGLAVVIVGNRKDSQSYVNMKRKSCAELCIKSFDIDLPEDVAEAEVISKVHELNANPDVHGILVQLPLPKHINEEKVLVEISIEKDVDGFHPLNIGKLAMKGRQPLFHPCTPKGCIELLVRSGISIKGKNAVVVGRSNIVGLPVSLLLLKEDATVTVVHSRTKEPEKIIREADIIIAAAGQPMMIKGSWIKPGAAVIDVGTNAIDDPTRKSGYRLVGDVDFQEACKVAGWITPVPGGVGPMTVAMLLKNTLDGAKRAIEK is encoded by the exons ATGGAG GCAATTTATCTTTCGTCTGAAGATACAATGGCATCGCCATCAGATCACAAGGCTACCATCATTGATGGTAAAGCAATTGCTCAAACTATTCGTTCTGAGATTGCTGCTGAagtccaacttctttcggaaaAGTATGGCAAG gTCCCCGGGTTGGCAGTTGTCATTGTAGGAAATAGGAAGGATTCACAAAGTTATGTAAATATGAAGAGAAAATCTTGTGCTGAGCTTTGCATTAAGTCTTTTGATATAGATCTCCCAGAGGATGTAGCTGAAGCTGAGGTGATTAGCAAGGTCCATGAGCTGAATGCTAATCCTGATGTACATG GTATACTGGTACAGCTTCCGTTACCAAAACATATTAATGAAGAGAAAGTTTTAGTTGAAATCAGTATAGAAAAGGATGTAGACGGCTTTCATCCTCTGAATATTGGCAAGCTTGCAATGAAAGGAAGACAACCTTTGTTCCACCCTTGCACTCCCAAG GGATGCATCGAGCTTTTAGTTCGAAGTGGGATTAGCATAAAGGGGAAGAACGCAGTTGTGGTTGGTCGAAGCAACATTGTTGGATTACCAGTATCTCTGCTTCTTCTGAAGGAAGACGCCACTGTTACTGTAGTCCATTCGCGCACCAAGGAACCAGAGAAAATCATTCGTGAAGCGGACATTATCATTGCTGCTGCAGGGCAGCCTATGATG ATCAAAGGCAGCTGGATCAAACCTGGTGCTGCAGTAATTGATGTTGGGACAAATGCTATTGATGATCCTACTAGGAAGTCAGGTTATAGGCTCGTTGGAGATGTTGATTTTCAGGAAGCATGTAAGGTGGCTGGCTGGATAACTCCAGTTCCGGGAGGGGTTGGACCAATGACTGTTGCAATGCTTCTGAAGAATACATTGGATGGAGCTAAACGAGCTATCGAGAAGTAA